The Aedes albopictus strain Foshan chromosome 1, AalbF5, whole genome shotgun sequence genomic interval GTTTGCCACAGATTAGTTTACCGCTCCAAGCAGCTGTAAAAAATAATTCAATGAAACAAAGAACTAAATTTCTAGTGATAAAATGAGATATGTCGTTTGAGTGATTTTGATCGTTTAAAGAATCGATTGATCAGACCATTACTTGTTCTTTTAAGTACCTTGCCTTAACCCTGTAGTTTTTGCATTGTAAAAGTTACATCTGTAAATAAGTAAGAGTAATCAAAGACCACGTGGTTAAATCGAACGAAGTACTAGAACTACATAAACCAGATTCAGATTTTCAGTTTATTTGTTTTGTGTATATCGATTCAAATAAGCAGTTCATTTGGACAATACACcatattttgtaaaatttcagGATTAGGAAGAGTTAAACTGTCGCTTCCTCTATATTAATTTTCCTACGTATTCTCTCCCTCTGACGTTCCTCCATCAGCTGCTTTCGCTGGCCCAATCTCCGTCGTTCCGTTACGACGGCGTGATTGTGCGATCCACGAATGTTAACTGCACCGGTGTTCTCCAGATAGGTTGTGACCGCAGCCTTGCATCCTAGAGGTCTCGATTGGCAACACTCCCAGATTGTATACCGCTCGGTTCGCTTTTTACGGGTGAAAGAGTGGCCATTTACGATCAATCTACGCGATTTGTTGGTCGCAATGTATTGGACGGTTGGATGGTCTACATCAAGAACTGAAATGAAATTCgttgtattagtaagcaaatggTTTAAACCGTGTCAATCAGTGCTGCCACTTTCAAACTGAGAAAGCTAGACTTGAGCAGAGAAGTTGggaatttattttttcttcacaATATTGACCACAAACAGCAGCAATTTAATATTCCTTTTGAGGCTTAGAGTTTTTTTCTACTGTAGGTTTTCATAACTGGTCGCATTGTGACGTTTTTGGAACGATCTCTGAAAACGGGGTGATTGTGCTGCCCTTGAATTGAAATGCGAGCTTGTTTTCCATCCTTGGTTCGTTCCGTGCTAGCCTGTACTGGGCAGCtgaaagtaaataaaaaaaaaagttcgatatCTCAATAATGCGAAATTATATCATGCGATATAAGTACTAGAATACTGGGTCAAGAAGCACATAATACTCTAATTATTTAAATACATTAAATAGCTTTCAATAAATACTTTTGATTTTGTTGCAAATTAAAGTAGAACCTTGCAATTATAGTACTACAATTGGTTTTATACTTACTCATATTCAGAAAACTGAAGACACTGCCATAATCCTACGTTGTTCACCGATTTCCATGGTTTGAACAAATAATTATTGATCGATAGTTGTATACCTTGTTTTGTCTGCACATAGGCTACGTCATTTTTTGCTGAAAAACATACAAATGATTAGCATTCTAGTATAACGACAGAGTCTTCAACTCAGAATCAAACACGAACTACAATTTTACAGTATCGCAAACAGCTTTATTCGGGGAAATAGTTAATTCTGACTTGATGAACACAAATTGATTCGAAAATTCTGCTCATCATTCCGCTCCAATTCGCTGTCGATCGCTTCGTCTTTGTCTGTTTCCTATGATTCCATGATTGTGTTTGCCATTGTAGGAAATAAGTTTGCCATTGGGCTCATTAATGGACGTAGCCCGGGCGGCACATTTGTAACTGTAAATAAAGGGTCATCAGTATCCACAGATTCCAGAAAACAGTCAAAGttctgctcaaacagcataaaattagattATATAAAAATTTAACTTATAGCTACAAATCTAGTACCGTGTCCTAAAGATACACTTTTAATTTGTGAGTGTAGACAGTGGATGATTCACTAAAATTTTGAGGATTTGTTCAGCaaactctgctgatcatcagcaacgttttgctgaaattaagccaattttgctgaaaattcatcataaaacttCGATGGACCCTTTAGCTAGGCaaaattctgcaaaatattaCTTTGGTGGAAGAATTTGATAAGTATTTATTTACCCTAATGCTAAATTATCCCAACAGCCATATATATATATGAGAGAAGATTGATAAGAAGGTACTAGAATACTCACCGCACATCATTGTAGTGTTTACACCGCAAACGAATTGTGTTCTTACGCGCCTCTTTTCGAATGAAACTGTGCCCACCAATGAACAGCCTTCGAAAGCCCTTTTGGTTGATTTCATAGTTTAGTTCAAACTGGCTGAAATCTAGAACGATAAAAATAATTTCATGAGTTTAATAATCAAGAAGGTAACGCACATGCTCAGAGCAGTCAAATCAAACTCTTTTCTATCAACACAGtagtttttattttattgttcATCGGACTAAACAAGTATATTTTAAcatcacgctaaaactgctcagcactaaaatgtgtaagacctactcataagtgcataatttccagaccacacaaaaatgtgtgacagttacacattctcaaaaaacagctcgtacactcgtctagatgtgaaatgctgattttttatttgttttccaaggtcactagtaatcctagctagattgctgtacaaaaaatttcgcgaatttaacgattttgcggacactggagctgattttgtaaatgtgcaagggttacacatttttggtgtagtctggaaattatgcactttagtgctgagcggcgttagcgtgtatgaTCCAGTTGAGGTGGTGAGATCGAGCAGAGAATGTTGCTTTAACACTTGTAATTCGCCTCACCTCACTCTTCTACTGAAATTAAGCTCCGTTAAGCAACCACCGACGACAGTATAAGGGGTACAAAAGTTTGCAAACAGTGTAGGAGTTTTGGCCAGAAAACTTAAGTTTATTCTAGTACTGCATAATCCATCAGTATCAGTAATGAATCACCTTATATTAGTACTGGTTGTACTGAATGGTATGACGTTATGGTACTTAAAGTATTTAAAAAGATCTTTATTTTGGttgcaaaaccaaaacaaaataaaagcATTTTACTTTAACTCATTCCAGTTCTAGTCCGAATCAAACGTGAAAGTGAAAATTTCCTCCAGTACCGGCTTCGGTGCCACCAGCTTGGGTCTCCTCCTGACCTGCTCAACTCTTCTATAGGCACTGGATTTGTTCGGCTCGTGGATGTGCACCGGATTGGTGATCAAAATCCGATACAGTCCGTTGCTTTTCAGCGTGGTAACGACTCGGGCATTGCACGGCCGATGCTGCACTCTGGTACGGCACACCCAGTAGGTAGAGTTTTGTGATTTGTTATTTCTGGCGTAGCAATAGTTGTTGATCCAGAGCAAACTGGTACCACGTTGACCGGGCACGAAATCCAACTCTTGGTTGCCCAGGGTTATGGTAGTGGGCTTCTTTGTGGCAACCGGTTCCAGTTCCCTAAAgtaatgtttgaaatctgaaatAACGATAAGAAGAGATGTTAGATCATTGCACAACCATACGTGACTTGCTTATTCGTGAAAATGAACACAAAACATAAAAACTTGTAAAATACCACTTTATTGTTTGTTATAGAAACACGATTTCGGAGAATGTCATGTTTAATTTCACGAAACACTACTTGTCATCCACCTTTTGCAGATAATATTAATTGAATATAATCCAGTACTAAAATACACCTAATTCAGACTCCCACAAATGTTCTATAAAATCCACCGAAATCTCAGTATCAATACACATTAAATATCCACATTGAAGTACTAGAGCGTCCAGTAACAAGGGTAATCAAATGATAATAGTGAATTCACACGTAGGTTATACTACGGATGAGCAAAGCTAATGTATCCGCAAGATAAaattttcaatctagtacttcaaaaTGTTCATAGGCACGTTGCAAACAAAATTGGTATGCATGATTCAAATTTCACAGTTCAATCATTTCTAGCATTACGAAAAAAATACTACCAATTCCTTTTTTTCAAAGTTGTTGGTACTAGAAGTACAACTAGAAATAAATGTCAAAATACATTTGCACTACTCATAACCAATAGAACCTCAAGGAAAAGTTTTTCAGtactagtttgtttttttttcgaatatcccATAACCCTGATGTCCTAGACAGTTCCATCCTAAGACAATTTTCTCAGATGACTTAAAGTCTTCCAATGTGACATTTTCCAAAAGGTCTCAACAAGCCACTGTAGTACTAGTTTTTCTTCAATCATTACTATTAATTTCTTAAGATTACATTACTGTGTCTGTCATTTAGCGGTGTAACCTTGTATTTTTTATTGTCTCTCAGTCCATAGAAGTTTTTATTACAAATTCACTCTTAAGCCCAAAGCTCAAATAATCAGTTTTTATGGCCTCTCACGTGTTTCAAATCAGTGAGCCAATATCGGGAGCGTGACAATGCACCGGCGTACCGATGGATACTTTTTTACCTTTATTTGTGGTTTGCAATCTTGCCCTGCAACCAAGCGAAGAATGCTTTGAGCAACGCCAATAGATGAACTCGTTTCGGTGTCTGTCTATGTGAAAAGAAAATCCGTCAAATACCAACTTTCGACCGCGCTGTCCCACTATAAACAGCAGCCTGTTGTGAGCAGGATTCAGTGGATCTGAAATgaacattttttgttttgttaagcGGGCATGATGCACAAATAACACAACGcaaaaatggggcacgttcggtgtagtactagatttgtagtaatgagctgaattttagtatggtgagaaggtcaattctccttttctgcaatgaaatggtgcaaaaagcgtgggtattatgatttcttgcttaatttgatgctgtttgagcaaaactttgtataactatgttgtttatgttgcaagaaattaagaaaacaacaacactgttgcccaaagttttgctcaaacagcatcaaattaggcaaggaatcataatacccacgctttttgccccatttcattgcagaaacggagaattgaccttctcaccatactaaaattcagctcattactacaaatctagtacttcaccaatctgtcctattgatCGCAAAGCTCTGCATCTTTGAAGAAAACATAAACGCAGTACTAGATGAAAACATCCGATATATAATTTCGCAAAAAATACACCAAAATTGACACTTAATTAAGTCTGTACTACAGTTACTGTAGTGATCTACAAAGTTTTACCTTATGGCTGAGACCGCAGGAATCGCAAAAGGATGGAAAACACATTATCAAAGGTCAGTTCCAAGAATCTAGTACAACATTTCAATTACTGTTTCAAATATCGTCCGAACCCTTCCCAGCCTGTTTTATTCCTTCCGATATTCAGATCAATTGACCGTAATCAGCCTTGTGACAGTGAACCGGAGTACCGATGGAAATCTTTTTGCCAAGATTTGTGGTAACCAATTTGGCTTTGCAGCTGAGCGATTGATGTTTCGTACAACGCCAGTAGGTGGCTTGACCGTGGCCTTTGTTTCTGTTGAAAGAATATCCATCGAAGATCAGTTTCGGGCCACGTTGTCCTTTGATGAACAGAAGTCTGTTGAGGATTGGATGCGAGGTATCTGGAATGAACGAGGTCAATGTGAATATTGGGTACTAGAGCAGTTCGGGTATCTGAAACGGGCTGTTAATAATAAATTAACGTCACTGATCTAGTACTACGAAATAGATGTATGGCACAAACGGAGTATATTGTATCATCGAGTTTATTCCATCATTGCTACTTTTTCACTAAAATCCCGGCATATGATTGTGGGAATGTTCGTTGATGGTTACGCCCCGTGCCACGATAAGTTATCGCACGGGCGCGACACTTGAAGCGCTTTCCGCGCTCGCAAAGCCAGTACGTCTTGGTAGCATTGCCAGCGTTCCGAATGTAGACGTACCCTTCCAGAGTCATTTTTGGCATACCGCGGCAGCTTGGCGAAAACGTCACATCTCTGCCTCGGTACTCGATCTGGGCTCCGGCATATCGTCGTTTTACTGAGGAGACATTAAAAACAGGTGTAACTATTGAGCACTATTGAGACAACTGTAAAAACTATTGATAAACTAGTCACGACGCATCAAAAATAAtacttttttgttataattttatacAAACTGTGGGTAATACAACTATTCATTTAAAAATACGTTGTCTAAGATCAAATTGCAGAGGTCGAAACAAATCAATGCAGTACTAGAACGCAAAGACGAAGCTTCTCTCAAATATTTATAACTAGATTTCAAGAAACACTATTCCGCTGGTGCTGCTCGCATTTTCTTTGACGTGACACGTTTCCTTTTCTCTGCCACAACTTGGCGTCCACGTGCCATCGTTTGCATTACCATGGAACTTTCTCCATATTTCTGGCGCTCCGTGATAATCAGATGGTTGTGACATCCGCTCGCCTTGACCAGTGGTTTTTGTCCTTTCTCTCGACGACGTACGGAGGCACGAACTGGACAGCTGCGAATTGAAACGATTAGCTATGGAAGGGAAAAAGAGCAGATTTTCATCAAATTACCCTAGCCGTTTTTTTTGATTACACGTCCAATACTGAACTTCGTCGGTTGTCCTCGATCGGATGAAGGGATATCCATCTACGCATAGTTGAAGGCCACCCACGTTATTCACCACGAAAACAATATCTGCAATGGTATAAATTAGTCGTTAAAGCATGATAAAAAGAACTAATTGAAACATATGGCAAATCAATCAAAGAACTGTGATATTCTTAAAGTGACGGTATCCAGTATCTAGAACTTCTTGTTATATAATGAAAATACAATATGCGTAGCCAGAACCTATCAGTAGataggctccagaggcacgttctcctccatctgCGAAATATGTGCCATCCTACCATGTGCCTGCAAAGTTTTGACTGCAAACTACACCTGTAGGGCAGGATCTATGTAGTACTAGATGTATGGTACTGAGCTGGATGTTTGTATGATGAGATCATAAATTCTtcttttctgcaatgaaatagtgtaAACATCATGGGCATTATATAGCTcatcactacaaatctagtactccatCATACGCACTCTACTGAACACCTATTATAATATATTATGAATAACTggaatataatttaaaaaagtaGATTTACGAAGTATCCGCATCTTTCCTATTGTAAAAAATGCTCTTCAAGTATGCAGGGTTGTTTCCTTGAATAGTAGACTAGATTGTTTAATTTGTTCAACTCACTAGAACAAACTGCGAAATTTATGGCTTAAATTGAGGAACACTTTCGAGTGGGTATGCTCAGCAACCACCACCCGTAGCTTGGGTAGCCCATCGGCTTCACTGGTGACAATGCGGGCGCGACACTTGAGCCGGTAGTACAACGAGCATTTCCACGTTCGGGACCGTTGCCCTGGGTAGGGTCGCTCATTTGGAGTGTAGGTGTTTCCATCGTGAAACAGATGCTTGGTGCCACGCTTCGACAGTACATAGATTACGTTTCCTGTTGGGGATACCGATAAAAATGCTAGTGACTCACTCGTGTCGTATCAATTAGGTTTCAGTTTGTCTGCACTCAGTATTCTAGTACTACATTACCACTAATGTCTTCACTAATCGAAGACCCGATATCATTCAATCTTTTTGGGAGAAAAATTAAGTGATAATGAGGACAAGGAAGGCATAGAATACCACCAAAAATATACTCGAAACAATATCTTAAGACATGAAGTACTAGAATTTGTACCAAAATGATAGAAGAGTACATTTTATTTTTACGTAAATTAATAGAACGTGATTCTAAGTTGATTACTGATACAACAAAAAGTTTGCTTGTTTCGTTGTGATTGAACATCTGACATTTTTGCCAGAAACTTATTCTTAAGATTTTTTACACTTATCAAACGAGTACACATCGCGAGTGTGGTTATGCAGGGGTTTGGTGATTTTCATCATCTGCCGCCCGTTAACCTCCTTCGTGACGGCCCTGGCTCGGCATTTCAGCTTTCCGAACAACGAGCATTTCCAGTTGCAGCTCTTCTGGGCCTGGCGGTCTTTGATGTAGGCATATCCGTTGTACAGCAGCATTGCCCTTCCCTTCTGGGTGTAACCAAACTTGGCCGCCTGGAGTTTAGGGGAGCCTGGAAACGCATAACGATACAAGAACGGTTACATTATAATACATCAAGTGGTAGAAATGGCTCAATTTATGTAAAGAAGTATaagattcattgatttttttttaattttatatattTCCTCGAAATAAACAATTCAATACTGTTTTCGATTCCATGGAACGTTGATAACCATTAATGCCTGTTTCAGATTACGCTGATCTATAAAGAAGAACAATGTTAGTAAGTTGAAAAAGTGCAGCGATTTGTATGAAGCCATACAAatcgaatcatttttttttttttttcaaatattgcaCCAGAAAGTTACTAGTAAAGTTTTCGATCAAACAGCCTGCTTTTACACAACTACTCCCTTTTCACTTGATTTAGGAAGCAAAGCCGATGACGAACGTATTCCAATACAGTCGACTCTGATATTTCAATGTTTTGttttttgaaaacattaatcACATGCactgcaaacaaaaaaaaagtgttgaTTGAATACCGATCTGGTACTACCCAATAGGCCCAGAAACGTCCTTACCAATCACAGATCGCAGTTTATGAGACACCAGTTGTTCCAAATCACCATCATCCACCAGTCGTCTTGTGCAAGCACCCACCAGTATCTCTCTACCGAATATTATGTCCAACAGTCGGGCAGTGTAGAGAGCCGGGTTGGGAGAATAGATTTTTACCAGGTCCTCCATTGCTATGTAGATGTCGCTGCCACTGTACGAAGGAACTTTTCCAGATGCCCCTTCTGCGCTAGATCTTCTCAGTAAACCGTGCAGTCGCGAAATCGTTGGTTTTTCTTGTGGTGGATGCAATCGTATTTGAGAGATGATTTCTATTTTCGGATAAGTCGTAGGCATTTCTGTTTTGTTCCATGTAGTTGCTGCAAAGAAACAGAAAAACTTAGTTATGTAAAGTTAAAAGAAATCTTCGTTCAATTTAATTtgaagaatttgtccagaagaaaACGATTCAAACGTGTGAAGTACTAGATCGAAAAGAAATATATTGTATTTTTCTAGTTACGATCAAAATATAAGAAGGTAAAACTCAGCTGAAGTACTAGATTAGAACAAAATTTTAGTTAAATGTCAAATGATAACTGTGTATGAAGCTGTGTTATTTCACGACCTCCACTGGCAAACGTCAGTGTTCGGGATCCAGCGCTTGAAGTCGCTTCCGCTGATTGTAGATGAGATTGAACCGTCGTCGAGCAACCAGTTGCACAGCTTTCTTCAGCGAACCAGCCAAAGCGTCCTGCGTAACACCATGGCTGGACCACGCTTCTGCAATTGGAAAATGGAAAGGTGTGGTAGTCGTGCAAAAAAGTCAGGGTTATAGTAGAACAAAGCATTAGATTTACCTAGCATACATGAATTGAAAATATCGAACTTTTGCATGGCTTTCTTTTTACCCGAAGCACTAGAATCATACCGTTCCTGGCCAGTCCAGTTGAAATTAGAGAGGGCTTCGTCGTTTAAAAATCGGTAAAGGATGTGAGCAATCTCCATGTCTGGTAGTTTATTCGCTGCCAGATATTTGATCTGTTGGAAGAATTAAAAATCAAAATGACGTAAAATGAGGGCAGAACATTCGATGAAAACTCACATATTGATTTCTGATAATAGGATTCCGTTTGACCATCAATTCCAACCGGTCGACATCTTCTTCGCATGTCAGAGGAAATTCAAATCCAGCCACGCGAACTGATTTGGAATGCTTTCTACTCGGAGGACGTCGCTCTTTTTGGTTGATGTTTAGCTGCATATGAAGTGGTTTGCCAGCCGCACCTTCATGTACACATAGGTCTACTTTTTGCCGCTTTATATCCTTATTTTTGTGAGTTTCTGTTAGTTGTTCTAGTACTGCATTACCGGTGGTTGAAAGTGTAGAATCCAATTGGATGGAAATGCTTTCTAGCTTAATGTCCTCC includes:
- the LOC134284070 gene encoding FLYWCH-type zinc finger-containing protein 1-like, which encodes MLPRHTSHPILNRLLFIKGQRGPKLIFDGYSFNRNKGHGQATYWRCTKHQSLSCKAKLVTTNLGKKISIGTPVHCHKADYDFKHYFRELEPVATKKPTTITLGNQELDFVPGQRGTSLLWINNYCYARNNKSQNSTYWVCRTRVQHRPCNARVVTTLKSNGLYRILITNPVHIHEPNKSSAYRRVEQVRRRPKLVAPKPVLEEIFTFTFDSD